TGAGTACAGGTATGCAGAAGTACAGTTTTCGAACGGGGTAAGGGGAATGCTTCTAGTTTACTAGCTTTAAGCACCCAAAACTGCACTTCCATATTCTTgtatatgatcataattcaaactcaattttctcagaGACGAATCACGATATCAAATATTTCTATTCCATATCTTAGACTTATTTTTTGTAGTTTAACTATCTTTTCGCTTAGACCAGTTCTTAGACACTCTGTAAAATAGTAATATTATGTGAGCTAAAATAACGCAGTTGGTTCCGGTAAATCtcttttaatataatttaaaaagtgaTTATAATATTTCTATCatgtagatatgacaataataGCATGTACAGATACAAGATCCATTAGATCTATGTTTCAGTATATTTTCGTATCATTAACAGATCTAACAGATCTATCATGCAATATATTTTCGTGTTACTCGTTTGGGGGCCTCACGAGCTCCCTTATCACTCTCGTGTCACGCCCACAATTATTGATTTAGACTCAAGATAACAAAACACTTTCTTGTTCTCTTCTCTTTCTTACGTTTTTATCGATCTCTTGAAAAATTATTGACTTTCGAGCGCCCTCTACATTTTTCGAGTGGCAGAAGTAGGAAACACAATGTGTCTTCGTCATTGACGCTGGTAAAACTAGTATATAAGAAAATATTCctacctcatcactcaataaaCATACAGGATGTTCTACAATAGATATCAAACCTTTTCAAAAGCGATTGCaagttaaaataaaacaaaaatcgaAAATGACGAAATTACTTTTGAGGCTTTAGTATCGAATATACCTACAGTCGGATACAGCGAtgttagtagaataagacagTAAAATATGTTCACTCAGGCGAATGGGGACCTACCGTCAGCTATTTGGGAGATGTGTGACGTGCAGGGGATTCGCTTTTCCTCCTTGATCAGTAATTTTTTAGTAATTCTAACGACGAATTTCTCAGTCGCTCCGACGCCTCAAAAGAGTGTGGATTGTGCTGGCGATTCTCTAGATTCCCTGGTGCCTCGGATCACCCTGGCCCctggaccacctaggcttcctGGACTACCATAGTCGTTGGACTGCCACCATTCTTTGAAATACACTGGTCAGTGACCAGTTTGACCATTTATCACCATTGACCACTAGTGAGCTTCATccaaattttaaatgaaaagtgagccgctGGTTTCATTATTGCTGAACTGTTTCTGCGCATTCCCTCGTACATCTGGCTATAACCACCCAGGCTCTCTCTCGAGAAAGAACACGAACTCAAAACAACCGTGCACAGCACCGAATACCGACCATTGGAAAGCAATTTGAAAGTGTTGACTTGTTATAAGTACTCTGTAATTGATTACACAACAACATTGAGtaacaaaatttattatttatttcgcAGTTTACTTTGAATATTTATCTAATTAACATACAAGTCataaattattcctactattattattttatcggAAATATGAAGTATTCGTAAATACTTAAATAGTTGGTTCACCAGTCTATCCCCAAAAAGGCATAAATACGCTGCGCAATTGGTACATTCCTCAGTCGCTCCCGAAATTCCGAAGGGTGCAGATTGTTGTGGTCCTCAGTCAGTTCCTAGGTCAGCTCTCCTGATCTGTATCAAAGGCCCATGGACCTTTGAGGGTGCGTCATCCCTAATCAATGGTCAGACCATACACCGCAATATACAATGTCTAGCGTGAGACATTATCAAGTGTCGTTGCTTAAGAATTGAATCATAGTAAGTTTAGGataatatcttcaattttaaatttaaaacagaACTGTTGCGTAACTTTTATCAGAATTTGGTTTGTTTGATCTGCTTGTGTTCTTTTCTCGTATTTTGTAAGGCGATTCTCATCCTATGTTTGTTTAGTGATCAAGTAAGATAGCTCAGGTAGTCGGTAGCTTAGTGCAACCAAGAATCTCGATGATGCCAAACGATCTCTCGAAGATTTCATCTGAAGATCCAACTTCTGTCCCACTCTTGTCTTCTTCAAGTAAACTAAAATTGCGATTCGACCAGATTTGTcattaaaataagacaaaacttAACGTATTTTCAGAAATGACACTAACAATTTTTCCAGTCAGCCCATGCTTCTAACTATAAAATAtcttaataattaaaatttaagtAAAAGAATTCACATGTATACTATGTGTGTTATTTAATCTATAGCAATAAAAAGGCAGTAAACATGCATTTTACCTTAATATTAATGAGATCTCCAAAACGTCCTACCTCTTCGCCTGACATGAGACAAATAACGACCTTACTGTGCAAAGGTATTCTGGGCCCCACTTTCATACaatatgaaaaatttgaaagtccTATCTACCACTACTTTTTACTTAAATATTGAAGGCTAAGGTCTTAGAGAATTAAAATAAGCCATGAACATGTAATTATGAACAAACTGAGAGATgaagtgagaaattaattaatGTTAAGAATACGTGTAGcaaaaataattgtaacaatcACTATTTTAATTTCCTCGCTTCAGTGCAACAATTTATTTTGAGGTGTTTTTGTATATGTCTCACACACGTATCAAATACGTGTAATTTTACACGATTAACCAGATTTTAAACAAATACATGTATACGGTATATTAAGATGAGTCTTGTAAACTACAGTTACTTTTATATATTTACATAATCAAAAGATGATTTGTAGATTGTAGACAATACGCTAAAAACGTAATTACTCTATAAATATGTTCCTTATGTTCGAattaaataaaagaattttctACGTTGGAATGAGACTAAATTTGTACTATTTTGTAGAATACGACGTCATTATTTCTGTTTCACATTCACAGATTTGTCTAACGACTCAATCATAGGATACAGCATTCCCAAGTTTGGAATGAAAAAGTCAGGGCTCACACCGACTTCCTTCGCATTCTTTAACTGATCAAGGCCTGATTCGACAAAGAGCTTCATAAATCCACCCATAGTTGCGAATTTCATGTCGTATTGTAGCCTGATATTATAAAAGAATAACAGTTCAGAATCTCTttagatattcaaatataaatATTCTGGAAAAAAGACAAGCTACTTACGTGTCACCGATGAAGAGACATCGTTTCGGATTTTGTATATTGCACTTCTCTAGAACATGATCCTTTAGCATCTCACTAGGTTTCGCACATCTGATTGGTTTTCTACCACTATATTTCGTAACAATATCCATCAGAGGGCCCGAACCTAAAAAGAAATGCTTGtcgtattaatttattaattagatAATAAGTATTAATACACGCAATTTATCTTTCAAACGATTTATTTTAATCTAACATAATTCACACGACACttgtttaaaaatttttgtttaaacTTAACTCTGTAAAAATGTCTGTCAAAAAAAAATCTATATCTATTACAGGTACACATTATCTATTAAGTGCACATTTTGTGTACTAAAATCCGTAAAATAAAAACtgctaatataaaatataactaAGTTTTCCCTTATTTTTATTGTCGATTGCATGAAAAAATTGCCTCATATTTGTTtgcttataaataattataacaattgaaatagagaatataaattttgaaaatttattatatataaATCGTTAAGCAAGTAATTAACCGGTTACTGAATATTAATATTCGGttacatcataataacaaacttGTGCAAATAACTGATTACACGGTTTTGGATATAACAAATGTGACGTTCGTAGAAACAAATTATATGGTTGGTTTTTCACGTCTGGAAGTAATTCTCTATTTTTTTAtgtgtaatatattttttacacgATTCTCTcgttactaatcataataatcaatagaattaaCCAAATACCTATGACTCTTCTGTCATGACCAGTACTGATCCATTCATCCTCCACTCCTGTGATGTACAAAACATCTTTATTCTGCAGACAAGATATTGCATAGGCCAATTTAACCCAGTCAAAAAACAAACTGAAATCGATGACTACTGCTTTCACCCCTTTTACGTCTTCTAGAGACCTTACTATAAATTTCGGATTTTTTTCATCTATTGATGGCTAAAAGTAAAAGTTAGAGTTGGTAggaacaaatatttaaaaatcaataaaaattcgtttataattaaaattctttttctcATAAAGAAATCCAAGAAATTAGTTACTTGGCTAATTAGACTTTACTGTACTTACAGCTTCCGCTGTCAGCCGAATATCGCTCTCGACTAAAGTTTTTCTAAATGCTGTGGAGGCGATCACAAACGCCTGATCCTTAAAATTAATCTTATTTAAGTACCAAGAGATCACTGTCGCTGAGTTTATTATTTGGTCCTGAAAGAAGAGTACTTAATAAGGGTAGTTCTTGACATGAGGACGTCAGAATGAGTAATGAAATAATTTCAATACTTTAAAAAGGCATCTGTGGACTGGTATTATACATATTCGTATCTCAATCCATGTAATTGTTAGTACACATATACTCGTGTATATACGAAGTGTCCAACAACTGATGGTATAAGCGAAAAGGTAGTGATTTTACTTATATGAAAagataaattgaaaatatataGAGGTAATAGCTATATAGCGTATTTTAAGTGACAGTGAAACATTCaataattcaaataaataaataggttTCGCATGAATCAAGTGACGTGCAGAATTTAGGCGAATGGGGACATAAAATGGCCATGTAAACATAAAATTTTGCAGCGCCCCCTTCCCCTCGTTACGTTAACATGATCTCATGAAAAAAGAAAATGTACTCACCGGTTTCATGATCAACCCTTGCTTCGCTAGTTTATGACAATACTGATCCACAGTTATCGTACTATTGTTTGACACAAGATACACCCTTTTACCTAAATCCTGTAATGTCTTTAATGTGTCCAACGCATATGGTATCGTCTCATATACATGCCAGAGAACACCTGATATAGTAACGAATAATAACGCCGTTAGTAATTAAACAGATCAGTATTCAGTgtcttgaatactgaatcttaatgAACCTTGGGAAGTTCTGGGAAGAAGTGAGATCTTGATTCCAAAAAGAATGACCACAATTCATGTGAACACATTTATGCAATTTGTTTGTTCATAACTATTGACTATAATTACAAGTATTACAATACAGACataaattattgaaatattttgGGCAGTTTTTTGTATCTCTTGGGCTTCCTAGATTAAGAGTGTAGAAAAGAATGAAACAAGATTTTATTGGAAACTCACCATCACAGTCTGAAAGAACTACGTCGAAGGAATTTAGAAAATCCTGTGTTTGTTCTGTCGTCATTTCGGCCAAGTTCCTTGTATGTATCATCTTGATAACCTGCAAATAATTACTGTAACTACAAGTCACTTGTAGAAAAATCTAAGAGTAATGTAAATAAGGAATAATTGTGGCTCCCACAGATCGATGCCAATTTTTTGCAACAGAAATAGACATACGAATTGATATTGGTACGAAAAGAGTGCCACAAAAAATTCACTGCTGCTTCGAAAAATTCGGGTTGGTTTGTGGTAGTCTTTAAAAAGCCAAAGAACTGTTATAAACTTTTAATGCTTTTATTTAAACGTAGTGAGTTTAAACGTAATACAAGTAAGTTTAGTACCAACGTAGAGTCACCCAGTGAACCCAATAATATTTCCAAATCCTGGTTTTTAAGTTCCCAAATGCTCCAATTTCCACATTTTCGAAGTcgaaatttagaaatttccGAAAcctttttgtatatttatttcaattttcttaATTCCAATCTTGGAAGTCTATGTGTGAGCTTTGAGTAACTCTACCTTGGTACGCTTGGAGTTAAAACAGTTCCTGCCATAGTAAAGAATGGTTCAAAGTTCAAGCGGTTTTAGAAGTTCGCAAAACAAAATTACTTTCTAAAATTTCCGAAAACAATGCCACAAAATAAACTGATCATTTGTTGTTCACAGATTTGcataaattattgaaaaaatcGAATCACGGAATTGACACTGAGTAGTAAAATATCACTTGTTACTAAACCGTTTCAAATGCGAATGAACACTGACTAATTGTTAGTAGCTCGATATAAACAGTATACACCAGCAAACCAACAATCTCAGAACCTTTTATAAGTCGACGATGCAAACATCAATCATTCGAAAATCCTTCAAGATATGCAAATATAACAGATAACGTTATCAAACAAATGCAACTATAATAAAGTGAAATGTGCTTGCTAATACTTTCCTTAGTAATAATTCTTAACAATAATCCAGAGGACTAAGGTTTATGATGAAAGGATTAAGCACATGATAGTATAAAGTTATTCATAATAATACACACTTGCTATACGCAATATTACTCATTATTCGTTACAATATAAGTGTACATATCCACCTGAGAGAAAATTATCGCAAATTGCTCTCGAAAATATTCTCAGTGTATCCATATTGAACAGTAACTCTCAGTTTCTCTCAACACAGTATCTGATAGTGAACATACTATTTGAAAATACTTTCAAAAGTAGCTCACGATAGTTGTCTCTCAAACGAACAAGAAAAAagtaatttaaagaaaaaattcCAAGAATACGGAGAAATCAGATTTTATTTTTCGAATTGTAACAAATTAGAGAATAAGATGGGTTCCACGTATAATAATCACGTAAATATCCATTTCTACAGTCATGAACTTTTTACTGACACACAAGAATGTTTATACAGTAGGTTATCCATTTATCGTTAATTACTAATTTTTAATCTTCTTTAAATTTAAGTTGATACAGTTCTTTTTCTTAAATTATGTTTACTAATCATATGCACATATACAAGGTGTTCGGTTATGTTTGTAAAGAAATTTAAGAGATAATTTGAGATATCAAAATAGGAGTAAGCGTAAAACCATCCTGCAGACAAGCGTCTTTTTATTGCCGCAGTGATTTGCCGAAGCGCATTGTAGCAATAAGGACAATTTCCAATTTTGTATTGTAGGAAACAAGAAAAGACACAGGAACACGACAACTTGGCGGCACATTTGCAGCAAGTTGTAGCGGCAAATTCATGCAAAACGACGAAACAAGCTCTGCATTCTTTTGAAAATACGCAAACGTGCCGCCAAGTTGCCATATCTCCGTCTTTCCTTGTTTTCagcaattgaaaattgggaattgtccTTGTTGCTACAATGCGCTGCAGTGAATCGCTGTGGTGGCAAAAAACGCTCGTCTGCAGTGAACCTAAAACGTGGTAAATAATATAACTCCCTCGTGAGCGTGAAGCATATAGTGGGGGTCAGGCCATGGAAAGCAGCGACCATAGTCACACAGTGACACAgtgactatgattataatagctGTATGAAATGTAGCAATAGCCACTAGTTTCTTTAAaactttataattaataaaatttacagAAAACTAATTTTCATGCTGGTAGATACATAACGCATATCTATCGTTGTTAATTTCATTTACATATTTCAACGctcataaaattatttatttttttcaagtACTGTATAcctattaataaaatattatttctgttGTACTCTCATTTTCAATTCTGATTTTGAGCTAATTAGTAAGTCTGTGCAAAATTTGATGTATCTTTTACTATTTGTTGTACGTGGCATAGTTTGCATAAATGCTATGAAAATATatgtaaaactgtgaattcattttCTATTATCTCAAATGTATCGACTTATTTTAATAAGATAATACTTGCAAATGAAGTTTCCCTATTCGCTTCTATACTATGCAGCACTACACAGATACCACAAAGACATCTTAATAACGTCACAAAAATATCTGTGCCTAACATTCAAGACGTCTTAACAACGTCGATAATATCCTCCGAATTCACAGGTCATGTGAACATCTGTTGTTACAAAACAACTATCACTTATATGATTACAAATAACCATATAAAGTGATATCTTTAAGACATCTTCAGAACGTCATACAGATATCTTAATGTCTTGAAGACGTTTGCTCCAGACATTCAGGACGTCTTATAAATGACGGTATTGTCCTACAAATGTCGTAGACATGTCTTCCAAACGTCTTATGTTATAAAACGTGACATCCTGAAGACGTCTTCAGAACGTCATACAGATGTCTTAAGCATGACTTAGAGACGTTTGTTCTAAACATTCAGGACATCTTACAAGTACCAGTATAATGACATCCACGCAGTATATTTTACAGTATGTCTTAAGAACGTAAATTTCGAACATCTTTAAAACATCCATGTATTGTGTCTTTAAGATGTCTTATGGATCTAAATTTCTGATGTCCTTAAGACGTATGCTGTGGGATATTTTTAGGACATTTAAATTATGTCGTAGGACGTTCAGACATAAAGTAGACATAAAAtggacgtcttcaagacatcgtgtgctatctgggtataACCTGTTATATAACACACATTATAATATAGAATTTTATTATGAGAGAATAGCACTTCATAAAAAATGAAGTCGACCTTCAGAACAATATTACACTATCTAATAAGTAgcaaatacatatgtacatgaaaATAAATTGCAGAAATAAACAGTGAAATTGTGTTGGAAAATACACATTAGTCTACACTTATCGTTAAAACCGTTTTGGTCTAGTATTAAAGTCTAGTGCTTTTTTGGCACGCGTGCTGTCACACTATATTCTAGAAATGTGTGATCAAAAATACAAATCGATAATTCTTAAATCTGGGAGTACTTACCATTGAGAGATATCGATAATTGGAtgtaaattaattataaaaaatttgcATATTGCAATCATTAGATTTATTTACTAGTAGATAAGAAATTGATTATTAACATAAAACTTTTAAAAATAGAAGTGAACAATCTGTGGTTTTGATTATGATGATGTCAAATTATCTAATTTACGTAATTCTTGTAAGACCTACAGAAAAGAGAGACTTTCTTGCATACACTTGTTACAAATTATAATCATTTTTGACAAGATTTAACAAGAGATTTCCactaaatttattttaattaaaggaCGTGGCGTAGAAATTAgttaattacattttttaaattttgtagtATTAACAAGAAACTACTGAATACAGAAATACATAGAAAAATGGAGTTGACTGGTTTCTAATGGAAATGAAGTTCTTCAGTTCTTGGTCACTCTACAAGCAGAGTGCTTCAATTCTGTAGGCAATGATGCTGCTCTGAAttacaaatattgaaataaaaatttgttaatacGATTTTAAGCTACAATTTTAAAACTCAATAATTTTCAGTAAAGTTCTAATTGGAACTACCTACGTATATAAAATGTCTCATATTTAACTTTGAAAGTTTTCACATTTATCAAGTATACTGTAACACTATGATAAATTATTATTGGTAGTGCAAACTAAGCTATCAATATCTTTCAATAGTAATAATTGCTGATAACTATCCCTAGTGCTGTCAATACTTATCCACTACTACTAATTAGAACGATGGACATTTCCAAGTAAGGTAGatatttcaatactcgaacACTTAAAATGTTAAATGTCCCAGGAAGTGAACAACCTACAAATAAATGTCCCGAAACTTGAACTGTATCCCAGtagctgaatatactattttataccATTTATTATTTATGGCTTTTAATTAGATACATTAGAAgttaaacttaaaattaagtAAAATTAGCTTTAGTATTCAGGTAGAGCGAGATGGTCAACTACTAGGACATTTATCTGATGTATCTATTCAGGGAGGTCTCTCGAATGATAGTATAGGAATGAACGTAGCTCAATATTTACTAGCATTGGAATTTCTTACAGAAAAATCGATCAACTGGTTGATGATTAGAATAATAATGTTGTAACTTGGATCCATGAAGTAAGAGAATAATTCAAAGTTGTTTACACGAATGATCGATAAATTCCAACTAGTAGTATAGATGGAATATGATGTGTATGAAAGGACGTAGTACTGTAAGGGGCCCTGCCTTCGAAAATTGCAttagaataaataaatagaacaattataTTACAATGATAATAAGCCGGGCCTTTTCAGTTTCGTTAAATATTATGAATACCTATACTTACATATAGTTTCAAAAACAAAAATTTCTTTCTTCTCCATTTTCAAAAACAAGCCAATAGACTAGTATAAAATTGTCTAACAATACTTCAAATTAATCTGTATAGGAAGAAAAGTATTTAAATAGCATATACGACATCCATATGTAACTTAATTATTACATATTGTATTATTCGCTACCCTTATCGTTTCTTGAGCtatcgagtgttgaatatttataaaaagtattacattttcttAAAAAGTTGGTAGGATTTCGATAACAATGTAAATATTACATTAATTCCTgtattttgtaaataaattgTTACAGAACATGTATAGTATGCTAACTACATATTACCTAAAACACAAATATATGAATCTAGTTCTTACCATACGCATACATGTTTTATAGACatataacataactttcatattttatGTGAATAATGCTACATTGGACGATtaaatcttttttattttatacagtACATTTGGTTTaagtaaatattcaatatttgaatactcaattattTGTGTAGGTCTCTAAGATATGAGGAAATTGCTTAGAGGTATCTGATTCTAAAAAGAAACTTTTAAAGAAATCTTAAGATGGGATTTCAAATATGTATTTGAAGATGCAGTTTCCTACAGGAAATTCTACCTATAGCTTAATCAATGTATAAAGTgttattttattattgtatattgtttatgttatataaaaatatatttgctaTTTAAAAAAGTGTAGGTACTTTAACTTCTTTGCGTACAATGTCGAGTTTGGTCGCAATCTGAGGCCAAACG
The sequence above is a segment of the Calliopsis andreniformis isolate RMS-2024a chromosome 3, iyCalAndr_principal, whole genome shotgun sequence genome. Coding sequences within it:
- the LOC143177069 gene encoding uncharacterized protein LOC143177069, which gives rise to MFRKVSLIFKRLNVKPFIRQNQQVIKMIHTRNLAEMTTEQTQDFLNSFDVVLSDCDGVLWHVYETIPYALDTLKTLQDLGKRVYLVSNNSTITVDQYCHKLAKQGLIMKPDQIINSATVISWYLNKINFKDQAFVIASTAFRKTLVESDIRLTAEAPSIDEKNPKFIVRSLEDVKGVKAVVIDFSLFFDWVKLAYAISCLQNKDVLYITGVEDEWISTGHDRRVIGSGPLMDIVTKYSGRKPIRCAKPSEMLKDHVLEKCNIQNPKRCLFIGDTLQYDMKFATMGGFMKLFVESGLDQLKNAKEVGVSPDFFIPNLGMLYPMIESLDKSVNVKQK